In one window of Papio anubis isolate 15944 unplaced genomic scaffold, Panubis1.0 scaffold1262, whole genome shotgun sequence DNA:
- the LOC101019896 gene encoding transcription factor Sp1 yields LFSLLIIGDHGAQLGLHGAGGDGIHDDTAGGEEGENSPDAQPQAGRRTRREACTCPYCKDSEGRGSGDPGKKKQHICHIQGCGKVYGKTSHLRAHLRWHTGERPFMCTWSYCGKRFTRSDELQRHKRTHTGEKKFACPECPKRFMRSDHLSKHIKTHQNKKGGPGVALSVGTLPLDSGAGSEGSGTATPSALITTNMVAMEAICPEGIARLANSGINVMQVADLQSINISGNGF; encoded by the exons CTCTTTTCTCTCTTAATTATAGGTGATCATGGAGCTCAGCTTGGTCTCCATGGGGCTGGTGGTGATGGAATACATGATGACACAGCaggtggagaggaaggagaaaacagcCCAGATGCCCAACCCCAAGCCGGTCGGAGGACCCGGCGGGAAGCATGCACCTGCCCCTACTGTAAAGACAGTGAAGGAAG GGGCTCGGGGGATCCTggcaaaaagaaacaacatatttGCCACATCCAAGGCTGTGGGAAAGTGTATGGCAAGACTTCACACCTGCGGGCACACTTGCGCTGGCATACAGGCGAGAGGCCATTTATGTGTACCTGGTCATACTGTGGGAAACGCTTCACACGTTCAGATGAGCTACAGAGGCACAAACGTACACACACAG GTGAGAAGAAATTTGCCTGCCCTGAGTGTCCTAAGCGCTTCATGAGGAGTGACCACCTGTCAAAACATATCAAGACCCACCAGAATAAGAAGGGAGGCCCAGGTGTAGCTCTGAGTGTGGGCACTTTGCCCCTGGACAGTGGGGCAGGTTCAGAAGGCAGCGGCACTGCCACTCCTTCAGCCCTTATTACCACCAATATGGTAGCCATGGAGGCCATCTGTCCAGAGGGCATTGCCCGTCTTGCCAACAGTGGCATCAACGTCATGCAGGTGGCGGATCTGCAGTCCATTAATATCAGTGGCAATGGCTTCTGA